The Filimonas lacunae genomic sequence TTAACGGCAGGGAGCGTACCATACGGGTAACGGGTGAAGCTTACCTGGAAGTTGTACCTGCTAAAAACCAACCTTTCTATATAGTTACGCAGCAGGCAAAAGTAGCAGTATTAGGTACCGGCCTTAACGTATCTGCCTATAATGATGATGCGGTCAGCAGCATTACATTGGCTACAGGCAGCATACAGGTGTCGGACCTGCACGCATCTGCGGCCACACTGGTACAGCTGGTGCCGGGGCAGCAGGCATTGTTAAAAACAGATGCAGCAATGGTGGTGCAGCAGGTGAATTTGAATGAGGTAACAGCCTGGAAAAACAACAGGTTTTTCTACCGGTCTGTGCCTGCAAAGGACTTTTTGAAAGCAATAGCCAGATGGTATAATATAACAGTGGAGTATGAAGGCAAAGTGCCGGATCAGGAACTATGGATAAACTATTCGCGCGATCAGCCACTGGAAACCACATTGGAAGTACTGCGCAACAGCAATATCCGTTTTGAGTTAGTGCAGCGCCGCCTGATAGTGAAAGAGTAAATTATTTAATTACCAAAAAACAAAACATGAAGCGAGTGTAAACGACCCGGGTAGCATATAAAAAAGCCGTTTCGGATTCCGCCCCGAAACGGTAGATGTTACGGGTTCCTTTGATGAATCTCTTACAATCATTTTCAGTAAACCCAAAACTAAACGAATTTATGATCTTATTCGTTCATGGCAATGTACTGCCTAAAAAGATGCTTATGCGATTAAAATTACTCTGTGTCCTGCTTTTTATGGCATTATCGGCAACACAGGCTAATGTACTGAGCCAGACAGTAACCCTGCAGGCAAAAAACATATCATTGGAGCGTGTACTGCAATCTATAGAAGACCAGACTGGCTACGGCTTCAATTTTGACAGAAACCTGTTGAAAGGGCTGAAGCTCTTATCTGTTGATGTAAAAAACAAAACAGTAAAGGAAGTATTAGACCTGTGCCTGAAAGAGCTGCCTATAACATATACAATAACAGACGACAAAAAAATATTTCTGAAAAGAAAGGTGCCCGAAGCGCATACCCTGGAAGAAACATCAGTGCCTGATACGCTTATTACTGTTACCGGCCTTGTTACAGACAGCAGTGGCGCGCCGGTAGAAGGCGCTAGTGTAACCGTAAAGGGCAGCACTAAGCTAAGCGCCAGTACAGCCGCCAATGGCAGGTTTCAGCTAAGCCAGGTAAGAGCAGGAGACAGGTTGCTGATAGCCCTGGTAGGTTATGTACCTGACGAGGTAACGGTAACAGGTGCACAGTTGCTTATTGCACGTTTGCAGCCTTCCTTAAGCAAGCTGGATGAAGTAAAAATTGTAGCCTATGGCACTACCACCGAGCGGCGCAATGTAGGTTCTGTAACTACTGTAAAAGCTGAAACCATAGAGCGGCAGCCTGTAGCTGATGTGCTACAGGCATTACAATCAAATGTACCCGGGCTGGTGATAACCCAGGCCAACGGGCTGGCAGGTTCTGGCTACGCAAAGGTAGAGATACGTGGCACCAACAGCCTGGCCAGTGGCAGCACCCCTTTGTTTCTGGTAGATGGGGTGCAGGTAGCAGGTGCGGATGATTATACTGCTGGCATCAACCCTTTTATTGCCATAGGCCCTGACAATATTGAAAGCATTAGCGTGTTAAAAGATGCAGATGCCACTGCTATCTACGGTTCGCGTGGTGCCAATGGTGTCATACTCATCACTACCAAAAAAGGCAAAGCGGGGCAAACGCGTGTGAATGCCAATGTATCAGCAGGTTATAGCCGGTACACACAGGCGGGCAAATTTCTGAATACAGAACAATACCTGGAAATGCGGCGTGAGGCATTTAAAAATGACGGAGAAACGCCCACTACACTTACAGCGCCTGACCTGAACGGCTATGGTGTAGGGGCAGACGTAAACCGTTATACCAACTGGCAGGATGTAATGCTGAAACAAGGCGCTTCCATTACCGATGCACAACTGTCTATGGCTGGTGGCAACAATCAAACTACTTTTCATATAGGTGCCGGCTTTCACCGCGAAACGCCGCCACTGCCCGCAGATAATTTTTACTTTCAGCGGCCTTCGCTGCATGCCAACTTTAGCCAAACCAGTGTAGACCGTAAGTTCAGAGTAACGCTTAGCGCCAATTACAGCGATATCAAAAGCAACTACGCCAGTGGGGGAGATATCTCTTATTTTGCCTTTTCCCTGCCACCCAATTTGCCTGAATTGAAAAATGCAGATGGCTCTTTCAACTTCATTGAAAACATGTCCAACCCTTATGCTAAATTTGCCCAACCCAACCGCACGGGCGATAAAAACCTCCTCGCCAGCCTGGCCATTAGCTATCAACTGGCGCGTGGCCTTACCCTCAAAACCAACTTTGGCTATACCGATCAAAACAAACAATCAGTATCTATCAGTCCGCTGGCCACCCTGTCTCCACAGTTAGGGCTTAGTTCGGGTATCGGCAATTTTATTTCTATACTTACCAACAACTGGCAGGTAGAGCCACAGCTGGAATATGTGCGCACCATTGGCCGGGGGCGTCTTGCGGTGCTGGTGGGTGCCACCTGGCAGCAACTGCAACAGAACAGCTCGGCCATACGCGCCAACAACTACAGCTCTGAGGCTATGCTGGAAAACTATGCTACTGCTGCCAGCGTAACAGTAACGCCGGGCTATTCCAACTATAAATACGCAGCGTTGTTTGCCCGTCTCAACTATAGCTACCAGGATAAATACCTGCTTAACCTTACTGCCAGAAGGGATGGATCCAGCCGATTTGGCCCGGGCCGCCAGTTTGGCAACTTTGGTGCAATAGGTGCGGGATGGATATTCAGCGAAGAAAACTTTATTAAAATGCCTTGGCTCAGCTTTGGCAAACTGCGCGCTTCTATGGGCGTAACCGGCAATGATCAGATTGGCGATTATAAATATCTGAGTACCTATGGTGGTACTACCATTGCCGCACCCGGCGGGCTTGCTGTTTTCTCAGGCTTTACCTACAATGGCATAGCAGCTATATCGCCTGTGGCCTTATATAATCCCGATTATAGCTGGGAAACCACACGCAAGTATGAAATAGGCCTGGATATGGGCTTCTGGAAAGACCGTGTGTTGCTGAACGTAAGCTGGTTTAACAACCGCAGCTCTTCACAGCTGGTGAACTATTCACTGCCGCCTACCACAGGTTTTAACAGCATTCTGCGCAATTTTCCGGCACTGATAGGTAACAACGGATGGGAGTTTACCCTAAACACTGTGAATGTAAGCAACAGTAAATTCAGCTGGAATAGTGCGCTTACGCTTACTATACCGCGCAATAAGCTGCTGGCGTTTCCCAACCTGGCTAGCTCTAGCTATGCCAGCCAGTATGTAATAGGGCAGCCGCTAAGTGTGCAAAAAGTATTTAAATACCTGGGCGTAGATGCTGCTACCGGCACTTATGTATTTGCTGATAAAGACGGCAAGCCCACCAGTGCGCCAACACCCAATACCGACCAGCAATCGCTTGTAAATATCGACCGTAAACTATTTGCCGGCTTTACCAACACCTGGCGGTATGGCGCCTGGCAGCTGACGATAGATATGCAGTATGTACGAAAAACAACTTTTGATAACCTTACTGTAACGCCTAGCCCCGCCGGTGGCATAGGTAACTATAATGTAGCTGTAATGGATCGCTGGCAAAAGCCGGGCGACCATACCAATGTACAACGCTTTACACAGAACACGGCTACAGATGCTTACCTGGCAGGCTATTATGTACAAATGAGTGAGAGGGCTTATACAGGCGGCTCCTTTATGCGGGTAAAGAATGCATCGCTGGCCTGGCAGCTGCCTGCCAATGCGCTGCACAGCCTGCACAGTAAGGGCGCGCGCATCTACCTCAATGCACAAAACCTCTTCACCTTTACCAGCTTTAAAGACAACGATCCGGAAACGGGATCGGGCAGTGTGCCGCCTATGCGCTCTATTGTAGCAGGTATTCAATGTTCATTTTAAAAACCAGGTATTATGAAACGCATTCTATATTCTTCTTTTCTTTTGCTACTGTGTGCTGCTTCTGCCTGCAAAAAACTGATAGATGCAGGCGAACCCAGAACACAAACAGTGGCCTCTATTGTATTCAGCGATAGTAAAACGGCCACCGCAGTACTGATGGGTATTTACGCGAGCCTCGAAGGCTACCGAACAGTTAATACCACCACCATGCCCGGTTTATCGGCAGATGAGCTGATCAGTTATTCATCACCTATATCCAGGTACTACACCAACTCATTAAATGCCTCTATTAATAATGATTTTTGGAGCGTATACTATGGGCATATCTATCAGGCCAATAACCTGATAGACCAGTTGCAGCAGTCACCTGCTGTAAAGGAGGCTGATAAGCGCCAGCTGATAGGAGAAGCATTGTTTCTGCGCGTGTTCTGCCATTTTTACCTGACGAATTATTTTGGCAACATTCCCTACATTACCACACCAGACTATAAGGTAAACTCAGTTATAACACGGGTATCTGCCAAAGACTCTGTATATCCTGCCA encodes the following:
- a CDS encoding SusC/RagA family TonB-linked outer membrane protein; the encoded protein is MALSATQANVLSQTVTLQAKNISLERVLQSIEDQTGYGFNFDRNLLKGLKLLSVDVKNKTVKEVLDLCLKELPITYTITDDKKIFLKRKVPEAHTLEETSVPDTLITVTGLVTDSSGAPVEGASVTVKGSTKLSASTAANGRFQLSQVRAGDRLLIALVGYVPDEVTVTGAQLLIARLQPSLSKLDEVKIVAYGTTTERRNVGSVTTVKAETIERQPVADVLQALQSNVPGLVITQANGLAGSGYAKVEIRGTNSLASGSTPLFLVDGVQVAGADDYTAGINPFIAIGPDNIESISVLKDADATAIYGSRGANGVILITTKKGKAGQTRVNANVSAGYSRYTQAGKFLNTEQYLEMRREAFKNDGETPTTLTAPDLNGYGVGADVNRYTNWQDVMLKQGASITDAQLSMAGGNNQTTFHIGAGFHRETPPLPADNFYFQRPSLHANFSQTSVDRKFRVTLSANYSDIKSNYASGGDISYFAFSLPPNLPELKNADGSFNFIENMSNPYAKFAQPNRTGDKNLLASLAISYQLARGLTLKTNFGYTDQNKQSVSISPLATLSPQLGLSSGIGNFISILTNNWQVEPQLEYVRTIGRGRLAVLVGATWQQLQQNSSAIRANNYSSEAMLENYATAASVTVTPGYSNYKYAALFARLNYSYQDKYLLNLTARRDGSSRFGPGRQFGNFGAIGAGWIFSEENFIKMPWLSFGKLRASMGVTGNDQIGDYKYLSTYGGTTIAAPGGLAVFSGFTYNGIAAISPVALYNPDYSWETTRKYEIGLDMGFWKDRVLLNVSWFNNRSSSQLVNYSLPPTTGFNSILRNFPALIGNNGWEFTLNTVNVSNSKFSWNSALTLTIPRNKLLAFPNLASSSYASQYVIGQPLSVQKVFKYLGVDAATGTYVFADKDGKPTSAPTPNTDQQSLVNIDRKLFAGFTNTWRYGAWQLTIDMQYVRKTTFDNLTVTPSPAGGIGNYNVAVMDRWQKPGDHTNVQRFTQNTATDAYLAGYYVQMSERAYTGGSFMRVKNASLAWQLPANALHSLHSKGARIYLNAQNLFTFTSFKDNDPETGSGSVPPMRSIVAGIQCSF